The DNA sequence CGTTTAGCTGCCTTGGCTGCTATCGTGACTCCAGAACGCATTGTGCCGGCGGCCGTCGAGTTCGTTGATATTGCGGGCTTGGTTGCTGGTGCATCCAAGGGCGAAGGCCTTGGTAATCAATTTTTGGCAAATATTCGGGAAACCGATGCAATTACCCATGTGGTGCGCTGCTTTGATGACCCGAATGTGATTCACGTTGCCGGTAAGATCGATCCCATTTCAGACATTGGGGTGATTGATACGGAATTGGCGCTATCTGATTTAGCCACGGTTGAAAAAACCCTGAATCGCTCGAGTAAAGCAGCCAAGTCAGGCAACGATAAAGAAGCGGCTGCCTTGGTAGCTGTTCTGAGCAAGGTCCAGACCCATTTGAATGAGGCGCAGCCAGTGCGAAGCATGAGCCTGAGTGATGATGAGAAGTTGCTTCTCAAGCCCCTTTGCTTGATTACTGCTAAGCCTGCCATGTATGTGGCTAATGTGAAAGACGATGGCTTTGAAAATAACCCGCATTTGGATGCGGTGATTGCACACGCAGCGAAAGAGGGCGCCCCAGTTGTGGCGGTTTGCGCTGCCATTGAGGCTGAGATTGCCGATCTAGAGGATGCCGATAAGACGGAATTCTTGGCTGATATGGGCATGCAAGAGCCCGGCCTAGATCGGGTGATTCGTGCGGGCTATGCTTTGCTGGGTTTGCAGACCTATTTCACGGCAGGCGTAAAAGAGGTGCGTGCCTGGACGATTCGCATTGGGGACACTGCACCTAATGCAGCGGGCGTGATCCATACGGATTTTGAGCGCGGCTTTATTCGAGCCCAAACCATTGCATTTGATGACTTTATTCAATACAAGGGCGAATCGGGCGCGAAAGAGGCAGGCAAAATGCGCGCCGAAGGAAAAGAGTACATCGTCAAAGATGGCGACGTGCTGAATTTCTTGTTTAACGTCTAAGTTTATTTAGCCTGCGCGAACTGCTTTTTCGAGGCATTTGGATAATTCTTCGTAGCGCTTGATGGCAAGCTTAGTTGGGACAACGTGTTTTTTACGGCCATCCTCATCGGCGTTCATCTCGATTAAGCCCATCGCGCGTAAGTTTTTCAGTCGGCCATGTAAGGTCGCTTGCGAACCGAATTCAGCGAGCGAAATCAAATCTCCCACCAACATAACCTGACCTTGGTGCGCGCTTAAAACAATCTTATTGAGTAAACTTTCCTCGGTGGCATCTAATTTCTTGCCCGGATTAATGCGATCCAACACATCAATTAAATTGAGGAAGCGAATATAGGCAGAATTCTTGGAGCTGGATGGGCCTGGCATTATTCAGTTTTTTCGATGTGGATTACGTTTTAGTAGTCAATACATTATGCGCGGTGTACACCATAAAGCTAAGTATAAACCCTCTATACATATGCTGAGCAAATAATTGCATAGAATTAAAGCATGGAACACATCAGCATTTCCTCTGAACGCCCGCGGCTTTTTCTGCTGGGCGCACTGATTAGTGCGCTACTGTACAGTGCTTTATTTTTTTTCAATGACTGGATCACTGAGATGCTGAAATACGATCTCGGTGTGAGCTGGATTTACTTGCCAGCAGGCTTGCGCTTATTTCTCATTTTGATATTTGGTTTGGCTGGTGCCATCGGTATTGCAGCGGCTTCCTTCGCTATTTCGTATTTTGGGGTTTTCCCACCCGATTTATTCACCTGCATTGGCATTGGCTTGATATCCGGATTTGCACCTTTATTCGCGAAGTGGGTTGTTGTCTCGAACACGTACATTAGTAATGACCTCAGTAATTTAAGTATGCAAAAAATTCTTCTTTGCATTGTGGTCTACGCATTAATGAGTTCGGCATTCCATCAGTATTGGTTTGTGTTGCGCGACTTAGAGTCAGGCAGCCTCAATCATTTTCTGGTGATGTTTGCTGGCGATGTCGCAGGATCTATTTTGTTAACTGCTCTCATCAAATACGGCATTGATTTAATGCGGCGTGGCGTACCTAGAAGGAGTTAGGCAAAAAGTGCAGCAAGCGCGGCGCCAGGGTCGGGCGCTCGCATAAATACTTCGCCTACTAAAAATGCATTGACGTGATGCTCTCGCATACGCAGAACATCCGCTCTCTCCAGAATTCCGGACTCAGTCACGATAATCTTGTCGCCGCCAATGCTGCTGAGTAGGTCAATAGTGGTGTCTAAGGTAACCTCAAAGGTCTTGAGGTTACGGTTATTGATGCCGAGTAAGGGAGTTTTAAGCTGCAGCGCAGCCGTAAGCTCTTCTGCATTGTGTACTTCAACCAAGACATCCATGCCCAGATCATGTGCGTATTGCTCAAGCTCACGCATGTGATCTAAATCAAGAGCCGCTGCAATCAGCAGAATTGCGTCTGCACCCATCGCGCGCGCCTCAAGCACCTGGTAGGGGTCGATCATAAAATCTTTGCGTAGCACCGGAAGGGTACAAGCTGCGCGTGCTGCTTTTAAATAGTCACTGGAGCCCTGAAAGTACTCGACATCTGTTAATACAGAGAGGCAAGCTGCACCGTGCTGCTCATAGTTTTTTGCAATCGATGCAGGCTCAAAGTCCGCACGCAAGATGCCCTTGCTCGGACTGGCTTTTTTAATTTCAGCGATGATGCCTGGATTACCGCTCGCGATCTTACGCTCAATCGCGGCTACAAACCCACGCGGTTTAAAAAGAGGGTCTTGACGCTGCGCTTCGACTTGATCACGTAATGCGTTCATTGGCATGGTGTTCAGGCCGTGCGCGACTTCAACGCGCTTAGTCGCAATAATGCGATCTAAGATATCACTCATGATTGAACCTGCGTTGTTGCTATGAACTGATCCAAGGTACTGCGAGCAGCGCCACTTGCAATCGCCGCTTTAGCCATAGCAATTCCGGCGGCAATGTCCGGCACGAGATCAGCAACATAGAGCGTGGCACCGGCATTAAGGCAAACAATATCGCTGGCAGGACCTGCCTCGCCGCTGAGAACGCGCAGCACAATCTGCTTGGACTCGTCGGCATTGGCTACCTGAAAGCCGCTAGTGGGAGCGGTGCTTAAACCAAAATCACGGGGATGGATCTCATATTCACTGACAAGGCCATTTTTGAGTTCGCCGATGAGCGTAGGGCCCTCGAGGGAGATTTCATCAAGGCCATCGCGGCCAAACACGACCATGGCATGGGTCATACCAAGGGATTGCAATACGCGCGCCTGAATGCCGACCAACTCCGCATTAAACACACCCATCAAAATGTGTTTGGCATTGGCTGGATTGGTGAGCGGCCCCAAAATATTAAAAATGGTGCGAACCCCGAGCTCTCTGCGAATCGGAACCACGTTCTTCATTGCAGGGTGGTGGTTGGGGGCAAACATGAAGCCTACGCCCAGCGTTGAAATACTTTCTGCAACACGCTCTGGACTGACGTTGAGATTGACGCCCAAGGACTCTAAAACATCGGCGCTGCCGGACTTGCTGCTCACGCTGCGATTACCATGCTTGGCAATCTTGGCGCCGGCAGCAGCTGCCACAAACATCGCTGCGGTTGAAATATTGAAGGTGTGCGCACCATCACCGCCGGTGCCAACCACATCGACTAAATGGCGTGTGTCGCTGACTTGAACCGGAGTAGCAAACTCACGCATGACTTGCGCTGCAGCAGCAATTTCACCCACGGTTTCTTTTTTGGTTCGCAGCGCGACTAAAAAAGCGGCGACCAGGGTGGGCGGAATATCACCGCTCATGATGTGGCGCATCATCGCGGTCATATCATCATGACTCAGTTCACGACCGTCAATACAGCATTGCAGGGCTTCGGATGGTGAGATCGCCATGGATTAATGGGCCTTTAAGTGCAGGAAGTTCTTGAGTAGGGCGTGGCCTTGCTCCGACAAAATCGACTCGGGATGGAACTGGACGCCCTCGATCGGTAACTCACGGTGCCGAACGCCCATGATCTCGCCATCGGCAGATTGCGCTGTAATCTCTAAGCACGCTGGAATGGTCTTGCGATCAATCGCGAGCGAGTGATAGCGCGTGACCGTAAATGGGCTTGGGAGCTTTTCAAATACACCAGCACCGGTATGCGTAATCGCATCGGTTTTGCCATGCATGACCTTCTGCGCGCGAATGATGTCGCCCCCGAAGGCTTCGCCAATCGCCTGGTGGCCAAGGCAGACTCCCAAAATAGGCACCTTGCCAGCAAAGTGCTTAATCACATCCACTGAAATGCCGGCCTCGCTTGGACTGCAAGGCCCTGGTGAAATACAGATGCGATCCGGTTTGAGTGCCTCAATCTGTTCAAGGGTAATTTCATCATTGCGATACACGCGAACATCTTCACCCAGTTCTGCAAAATACTGCACCAAGTTATAGGTAAACGAATCGTAGTTATCAATCATGAGGAGCATCAAGACCTCCTTGTACTAAATCAGCGGCCATCAGAACCGCACGCGCCTTGGCTTCGGTTTCACGCCACTCAGCAGCTGGGTCAGAGTCAGCCACAACCCCGGCACCCGCCTGCGAGTGCAGCATGCCATCGCGAATGACACCGGTACGAATCACAATGGCCACATCCATGTCGCCAGAAAAAGACAGGTAACCGGCTGCTCCACCGTAGATGCCGCGCTTGGTAATTTCCATTTCATCGATGATTTCCATGGCGCGTATTTTAGGAGCGCCCGATAAAGTACCTGCTGGAAAAGTAGCTCGGAGCACATTCATATTACTCATGTTATCGAGTAACTCGCCCTCGACCGAGCTGACGATGTGTTGTACGTGGGAGTATTTTTCAATCACCATCGAGTCCGTGACCTTCACCGTGCCGGTCTTAGCAATGCGACCCACATCGTTGCGCGCCAAGTCAATCAACATCACGTGCTCGGCAATTTCTTTTGGATCGGCGAGTAGTTCGGTAGCTAAGCGCGCATCCTCTTCGGGGGTAGCGCCGCGCGGACGGGTTCCAGCCAAGGGACGAATGGTGACGATCTTTTGTGATTCACGCAGCTCTTGGCGTACCAAGATCTCGGGCGATGAGCCGACCACCTGCAAGTCACCGAAATCATAGAAATACATATAGGGTGAAGGGTTCAATGAGCGCAGTGCGCGGTAGAGTGCCAATGGCGATTCAGTAAATGGCTTACTAATGCGCTGACCAATGACCACTTGCATGCAGTCGCCTGCCAGGATGTAGTCTTTGGTGCGGCGAACGGCAGCTTCAAAATCAGCCGCATCAAATCGGCGAATCAACTCGGTTTTGGTGCTTGGTGGTGTTGCTGGCATGGTGATCGATCGACCAATGCACTGACGCAGTTCATCTAATCTGGCCTGCGCCCGCTCAAAATCGTTTTTGATGTTGGGATCCGCATAGACGATTAAATAAATACGGCCCGCGACGTTATCAATCACTGCGAGCTCTTCGGTGAGCATCAATTGAATATCGGGTACATGCAATTCGTCGGGCAAGGTATGTTGCGCAAGACGGGATTCGATGTAGCGTACCGTGTCATAACCAAAGTAGCCGGCGAGGCCGCCGCAGAAGCGCGGGAGGCCAGGAGGAACAGCTACCTTAAAGCGCTTAAAGTACGCATCGACAAAATCCAATGGATTGTCGCGATTGGTTTCAACAACTGCGTCATCGGTAACGACTTCGGTGACGGGTGCGAGCGGCGTACCAACCGAGCGAAGAATGGTTTTTGCTGGGAGACCAATAAACGAAAAACGCCCAAAGCGCTCACCCCCAACAACGGACTCTAGTAAATAGGTATTTTTTTGACCGCTGGTACTCGTGAGCTTGAGGTACAGAGATAGCGGCGTTTCTAAATCGGCTAAGGTTTCTTGTACAAGGGGGATGCGATTAAAACCCTGAGCGGCTAGGGCATCAAATTCAGCGCGTTGCATTAGGCTTTGCTCACTTCCGTTCGCATGGCCGCAATGACATCCGCATAATTTGGTTTACCAAAAATAGCCGATCCCGCAACAAAAGTATCGGCACCCGCCTTGGCAATCGCCGCGATATTGTCGACCTTAATGCCACCATCGACTTCGAGGCGAATGTGTTTGCCAGTCTCCCGCTCATGGCGATCGAGGCGCGCACGTAGCGTCGCAATTTTCTCTAGCGTGCTCGGAATAAAGGATTGCCCACCAAAACCCGGATTTACCGACATTAGCAAAACCAAATCAATTAAGTCTAAGGTGTGATCAAGGTGATCCAGTGGCGTAGCCGGATTAAACACGAGGCCAGCGTAGCAGCCATGGTCGCGAATCAAATTCAGGCTGCGGTGTACGTGGCTACTCGCTTCCGGATGAAAGCTAATTAAATTGGCTCCCGCCTTGGCGAAGTCTGGAATGATGCGGTCAACGGGCTCCACCATTAAATGGACATCAATCATGGCTGGTTTGCCATCTTTCACGGCATAGGAGCGAATGGCTTCGCAAACCAAAGGCCCAATGGTTAGATTGGGAACGTAATGGTTGTCCATCACATCAAAGTGCACCCAGTCTGCCCCGGCGGACAAAACGCCAGTGACCTCTTCGCCGAGGCGAGCAAAGTCAGCCGACAGAATGGAGGGGGCAATAAGGTATTGCTTCGATTGACCTAGTTCTGGCTTTTGGCTCATATTGGCTTGAAAGAAAAGGGTTTTTGACGGTCCATACCTAGATTCTAGCTTGCAGTTGCCCTCAGGATGAAGCAGAATGCCTCCATGAATTCCCACGAAATCCGTATTTCCGTACGCACCCAGTACTTGCCAGAGCAGTCTGACCCCGATAACCGGCAATTTGCCTTTGCCTACACGGTCACGATTCGTAATATCGGCACTACTCCGGTGCAGCTCATTGCACGCCACTGGCACATCACGGATGGAGACAATGCCGTGCAGGAGGTTCGTGGTTTAGGGATTGTGGGGCAGCAGCCCCTATTGCGCACAGGCGAGCAGTTTGAATACACCAGTTGGGCCACTTTGCCCACGCCGGCTGGAACCATGCGCGGGGAATACTTCTGTGTTACCGAGGATGCCCACTTTTTTCAGGCGCCGATCGCTGAATTTGCCCTGGTGATGCCGCGCACCCTGCATTAAGGGTGTTGGGGGCTTAGTCCTCTTTTCTGCCCTTGCTAGTCCAAAAAACAATAAATAAAAGCAGGCATAAGGCAAGCAGTCCCTCGAGTACAAACAGCAGCATGGGGTATTGATCGAGTAAATTGGCAATCATGATGATGAATTTGCACCCTTTTTGTAAAAGCAATAAACAGCCACCGCTGCAACGGTCTAATCTTATCGCGATGTGTGCTCTGGTGCTGGTTTTGCTGGCGGGGTGCGCTAGTCCACCTACACGAGCCCCAGGACAACGCACACCATCGATTGAAAGCAGTGCTCCTGCAGCCAGCTTTACTAGCTCGATCGCCAGCTTTAGTCCGGTCGCATGGCAGCAAATACCCGGCTGGCAAGAAGATGATTTGAGCGCGGCTTGGTCTGCATGGCTTGAGAGTTGCAAAGCCATGGTGAAGCGCAATAGCACGCGCTCCTGGAGCGGTGTTTGCGATCGCGCCAAAACTGTTTCTGGTTCAAATCCACAGGCAGTGCGACGCTATTTCGAAGATGCGTTTCAGGCATACTCCATTCGTAGCAATTCCACTAGTAGTGAAACGGGCCTAGTGACAGGCTATTACGAGCCGATCATGAATGGCTCGCGCGTACGCACGTCGCGATACACGGTGCCCCTGTATGGTTACCCCGCAGCATGGAAGCGCAACAAACCCAATCCGGGACCCAGTCGCGCCGAGTTAATGGAATCCAATGTATTGCGGGGCTCAGAGCTGGTGTGGGTCGAAGACCCGGTTGCTGCAGCCTTCATGCAAATTCAGGGCTCGGGCAAAATTCAATTGGATGACGGTACGGTTTTGCGTTTTGGCTTTGCTGGTACCAATGAGCAACCATTCAAATCCTTTGCGCAATGGCTTTTGAATAAAGGCGAGATCACCCGCAGCCAAGCGACGATGCAGGGCATTCAGAGCTGGGCAAAACGCAATCCCCGCCGCGTGGAAGAGATGCTCAATGCCAATCCACGGTTTGTATTCTTTAAGGAGTTGCCGAGCAATGTCAGCCCCGATTTAGGCCCAATCGGCGCTCTAGGTGTGCCATTAACGGCAGAGCGCAGTATTGCCGTTGATCTCAAAGCAATGCCGCTCGGAGCACCTGTTTTCATTGCAACCACACGGCCCTTAAGTAAGCAATCCTTACGCCGCTTAGTGATGGCACAAGATACGGGGACGGCTATTGTGGGCGGCGTTCGTGCCGATTACTATTGGGGTACGGGTGATGCCGCTGGAGAGCTTGCTGGTAGGATGAAGCAAGACGGGCAGATGTGGTTACTATTACCGAAGTAAATGCGCGCAATGATGCGTGCAAAATCGCAAGCGCTTAAAGGAAAAAATGCATTACGACACCATACTCACCGCCGTCGATGGCAAAGTAGCAACGGTTACGTTAAATCGCCCACAAGTCCTTAATGCCTTAAACGATGCTCTGATGGATGAGTTGGGTGCGGCCCTTTTGGCATTTGATGCGGACGACCAGATTGGCTGCATCATTATTACGGGGAGCGAGAAAGCCTTCGCTGCTGGAGCAGACATTGCGAAGATGGCTGAGTATGGATTTCATGAAGTGTATCGACAGGACTTCATTACCCGCAATTGGGAGACCATTCGGAAAATTCGTAAGCCAGTGATTGCAGCGGTCAATGGCTATGCGCTTGGCGGAGGTTGTGAGCTTGCCATGATGTGCGACATGATCATTGCTGGTGATAGTGCCAAGTTTGGTCAGCCCGAAGTGAAATTAGGCATCTTGCCGGGCGCAGGCGGTACGCAGCGCTTACCGAGAGCAGTCTCTAAATCCAAAGCAATGGATCTATGCCTTACTGGGCGCATGATGGATGCGCAAGAGGCCGAGCGCGCGGGTTTAGTGAGCCGCATTTTCCCCGCCGCAGAGTTACTCACTCAAGTGGTT is a window from the Polynucleobacter difficilis genome containing:
- the ychF gene encoding redox-regulated ATPase YchF encodes the protein MSLKCGIVGLPNVGKSTLFNALTKAGIAAENYPFCTIEPNVGVVEVPDPRLAALAAIVTPERIVPAAVEFVDIAGLVAGASKGEGLGNQFLANIRETDAITHVVRCFDDPNVIHVAGKIDPISDIGVIDTELALSDLATVEKTLNRSSKAAKSGNDKEAAALVAVLSKVQTHLNEAQPVRSMSLSDDEKLLLKPLCLITAKPAMYVANVKDDGFENNPHLDAVIAHAAKEGAPVVAVCAAIEAEIADLEDADKTEFLADMGMQEPGLDRVIRAGYALLGLQTYFTAGVKEVRAWTIRIGDTAPNAAGVIHTDFERGFIRAQTIAFDDFIQYKGESGAKEAGKMRAEGKEYIVKDGDVLNFLFNV
- a CDS encoding winged helix DNA-binding protein, yielding MPGPSSSKNSAYIRFLNLIDVLDRINPGKKLDATEESLLNKIVLSAHQGQVMLVGDLISLAEFGSQATLHGRLKNLRAMGLIEMNADEDGRKKHVVPTKLAIKRYEELSKCLEKAVRAG
- the trpC gene encoding indole-3-glycerol phosphate synthase TrpC; this encodes MSDILDRIIATKRVEVAHGLNTMPMNALRDQVEAQRQDPLFKPRGFVAAIERKIASGNPGIIAEIKKASPSKGILRADFEPASIAKNYEQHGAACLSVLTDVEYFQGSSDYLKAARAACTLPVLRKDFMIDPYQVLEARAMGADAILLIAAALDLDHMRELEQYAHDLGMDVLVEVHNAEELTAALQLKTPLLGINNRNLKTFEVTLDTTIDLLSSIGGDKIIVTESGILERADVLRMREHHVNAFLVGEVFMRAPDPGAALAALFA
- the trpD gene encoding anthranilate phosphoribosyltransferase yields the protein MAISPSEALQCCIDGRELSHDDMTAMMRHIMSGDIPPTLVAAFLVALRTKKETVGEIAAAAQVMREFATPVQVSDTRHLVDVVGTGGDGAHTFNISTAAMFVAAAAGAKIAKHGNRSVSSKSGSADVLESLGVNLNVSPERVAESISTLGVGFMFAPNHHPAMKNVVPIRRELGVRTIFNILGPLTNPANAKHILMGVFNAELVGIQARVLQSLGMTHAMVVFGRDGLDEISLEGPTLIGELKNGLVSEYEIHPRDFGLSTAPTSGFQVANADESKQIVLRVLSGEAGPASDIVCLNAGATLYVADLVPDIAAGIAMAKAAIASGAARSTLDQFIATTQVQS
- a CDS encoding anthranilate synthase component II, translated to MLLMIDNYDSFTYNLVQYFAELGEDVRVYRNDEITLEQIEALKPDRICISPGPCSPSEAGISVDVIKHFAGKVPILGVCLGHQAIGEAFGGDIIRAQKVMHGKTDAITHTGAGVFEKLPSPFTVTRYHSLAIDRKTIPACLEITAQSADGEIMGVRHRELPIEGVQFHPESILSEQGHALLKNFLHLKAH
- the trpE gene encoding anthranilate synthase component I, whose translation is MQRAEFDALAAQGFNRIPLVQETLADLETPLSLYLKLTSTSGQKNTYLLESVVGGERFGRFSFIGLPAKTILRSVGTPLAPVTEVVTDDAVVETNRDNPLDFVDAYFKRFKVAVPPGLPRFCGGLAGYFGYDTVRYIESRLAQHTLPDELHVPDIQLMLTEELAVIDNVAGRIYLIVYADPNIKNDFERAQARLDELRQCIGRSITMPATPPSTKTELIRRFDAADFEAAVRRTKDYILAGDCMQVVIGQRISKPFTESPLALYRALRSLNPSPYMYFYDFGDLQVVGSSPEILVRQELRESQKIVTIRPLAGTRPRGATPEEDARLATELLADPKEIAEHVMLIDLARNDVGRIAKTGTVKVTDSMVIEKYSHVQHIVSSVEGELLDNMSNMNVLRATFPAGTLSGAPKIRAMEIIDEMEITKRGIYGGAAGYLSFSGDMDVAIVIRTGVIRDGMLHSQAGAGVVADSDPAAEWRETEAKARAVLMAADLVQGGLDAPHD
- the rpe gene encoding ribulose-phosphate 3-epimerase, translated to MSQKPELGQSKQYLIAPSILSADFARLGEEVTGVLSAGADWVHFDVMDNHYVPNLTIGPLVCEAIRSYAVKDGKPAMIDVHLMVEPVDRIIPDFAKAGANLISFHPEASSHVHRSLNLIRDHGCYAGLVFNPATPLDHLDHTLDLIDLVLLMSVNPGFGGQSFIPSTLEKIATLRARLDRHERETGKHIRLEVDGGIKVDNIAAIAKAGADTFVAGSAIFGKPNYADVIAAMRTEVSKA
- the apaG gene encoding Co2+/Mg2+ efflux protein ApaG, which produces MNSHEIRISVRTQYLPEQSDPDNRQFAFAYTVTIRNIGTTPVQLIARHWHITDGDNAVQEVRGLGIVGQQPLLRTGEQFEYTSWATLPTPAGTMRGEYFCVTEDAHFFQAPIAEFALVMPRTLH
- the mltA gene encoding murein transglycosylase A — encoded protein: MVKRNSTRSWSGVCDRAKTVSGSNPQAVRRYFEDAFQAYSIRSNSTSSETGLVTGYYEPIMNGSRVRTSRYTVPLYGYPAAWKRNKPNPGPSRAELMESNVLRGSELVWVEDPVAAAFMQIQGSGKIQLDDGTVLRFGFAGTNEQPFKSFAQWLLNKGEITRSQATMQGIQSWAKRNPRRVEEMLNANPRFVFFKELPSNVSPDLGPIGALGVPLTAERSIAVDLKAMPLGAPVFIATTRPLSKQSLRRLVMAQDTGTAIVGGVRADYYWGTGDAAGELAGRMKQDGQMWLLLPK
- a CDS encoding enoyl-CoA hydratase, producing the protein MHYDTILTAVDGKVATVTLNRPQVLNALNDALMDELGAALLAFDADDQIGCIIITGSEKAFAAGADIAKMAEYGFHEVYRQDFITRNWETIRKIRKPVIAAVNGYALGGGCELAMMCDMIIAGDSAKFGQPEVKLGILPGAGGTQRLPRAVSKSKAMDLCLTGRMMDAQEAERAGLVSRIFPAAELLTQVVAIAKTIADMPLLTTMMVKESINAAYEMPLSEGIRFERRLFHSCFGTDDQKEGMAAFIEKRPPQFKNS